A part of Paenibacillus sp. sptzw28 genomic DNA contains:
- a CDS encoding L,D-transpeptidase: MPKYRIIVDLSDKQLYLLDGNTVVRGFPVGIGKMLTQTPSGEFTIINKQENPGGPYGAFWLGLSKPHYGIHGTNDPSSIGRRVSRGCVRMYNNDVVTLANLVPIRTRVTIRP, from the coding sequence ATGCCCAAGTACCGAATCATTGTCGATCTCTCAGACAAACAATTATATTTACTGGATGGCAACACTGTTGTGCGCGGCTTCCCGGTCGGCATCGGCAAAATGCTCACACAGACGCCCTCCGGCGAATTCACTATCATCAACAAGCAGGAGAATCCAGGGGGGCCGTACGGGGCGTTCTGGCTGGGATTATCAAAACCTCATTATGGCATTCACGGTACAAACGATCCTTCCTCGATCGGAAGGCGGGTTTCACGGGGCTGTGTCCGGATGTACAATAACGATGTTGTAACTCTCGCGAACCTGGTGCCTATTCGAACACGCGTTACGATTCGGCCATAA
- a CDS encoding CBS domain-containing protein: MEILKLVKIHAPITGDQLAEMMGTGKPTLRADLSLLVMLRLLEAKPKVGYFPGEGGSGRELALKRWEGAFVKDVQGMPVNVSETVSVHDAVITLFIGNTEALTVIDENQRFVGVVTPKDLLKVTLGNPNAAAIPVSMAMNRLPAIAAVLPEQPLLEAVNKMLIHELDGLPVVSKPENKSERVEVIGWISKTNILRWMTESDA; encoded by the coding sequence ATGGAGATTTTGAAGCTAGTAAAGATACATGCTCCGATAACGGGTGATCAGCTTGCCGAAATGATGGGAACAGGTAAGCCGACGCTAAGAGCAGATCTGTCGCTGCTCGTCATGCTTCGGCTTCTGGAGGCGAAGCCTAAAGTCGGGTATTTTCCAGGGGAAGGGGGATCCGGCAGGGAGCTTGCGCTTAAACGGTGGGAGGGCGCATTTGTTAAAGATGTGCAGGGTATGCCTGTCAACGTTTCGGAGACAGTATCCGTCCATGATGCCGTCATTACCCTGTTTATCGGGAACACGGAGGCGCTGACCGTTATTGACGAGAATCAGCGTTTTGTCGGTGTCGTAACCCCGAAGGATCTTCTGAAGGTGACGCTCGGCAACCCGAACGCTGCCGCCATTCCGGTGAGCATGGCGATGAACCGGCTGCCCGCAATCGCAGCCGTCTTGCCCGAGCAGCCTCTGCTGGAGGCGGTTAACAAAATGTTAATTCATGAGTTGGACGGTCTTCCTGTCGTTTCGAAGCCGGAAAATAAGTCAGAACGAGTTGAAGTGATAGGCTGGATCAGCAAAACGAACATCCTCCGCTGGATGACGGAATCGGATGCTTGA
- a CDS encoding pyruvate, water dikinase regulatory protein, translated as MEKIGNGPHNIYICSDAVGETAEAVVRATMRQFAAEQVKLKRFSQIKTEDEVGQIVGEAAASRGFIAYTLVQPDLREAMKEEALRKGVRAIDVLGPMMQAFIDTFNDSPKRQPGLLHTLDEDYFRRIDAIEFAVKYDDGKDTRGLLLAQVVLVGVSRTSKTPLSIYLAHKGIRVANLPLMPEVKIPQELQKAASLVVGLTMKPEKLSAIRTERLKAMGLPFSAQYASMERIHTELEFADTVLKSLRCPVIDVTEKAIEETAGTIIQWLQNMS; from the coding sequence TTGGAGAAGATAGGGAACGGGCCGCATAATATATACATTTGCTCCGATGCGGTAGGGGAAACGGCCGAGGCGGTCGTGAGAGCGACAATGCGGCAATTTGCCGCCGAGCAGGTGAAGCTGAAACGGTTCAGTCAAATTAAAACGGAGGATGAAGTCGGGCAAATCGTGGGTGAAGCAGCGGCAAGCAGAGGTTTTATCGCTTATACGCTCGTACAGCCGGACCTTCGCGAGGCGATGAAGGAAGAAGCACTTCGCAAGGGCGTTCGGGCCATCGATGTTCTTGGGCCGATGATGCAAGCGTTCATTGATACGTTCAATGATTCCCCGAAGCGTCAGCCCGGGCTGCTGCATACGCTCGACGAGGATTATTTCCGCCGGATTGACGCCATCGAGTTCGCGGTGAAATATGATGACGGGAAAGATACGCGTGGTCTGCTTCTCGCACAAGTCGTATTGGTCGGCGTGTCGCGCACCTCAAAAACACCGCTCAGCATTTATTTGGCTCATAAAGGAATACGAGTCGCCAATTTACCGCTCATGCCGGAGGTGAAAATTCCGCAGGAGCTGCAAAAGGCGGCAAGCCTGGTAGTCGGTTTGACGATGAAGCCGGAGAAGCTGTCCGCGATTCGCACGGAACGGCTGAAGGCGATGGGGCTTCCTTTCTCAGCGCAATATGCATCGATGGAACGGATACATACGGAGCTTGAGTTCGCGGATACCGTTCTCAAGTCGCTGCGCTGTCCCGTTATTGATGTCACTGAGAAAGCCATCGAAGAAACGGCAGGGACGATTATTCAGTGGCTGCAGAACATGTCCTGA